In one window of Tellurirhabdus rosea DNA:
- a CDS encoding MFS transporter codes for MKNNPRVLNAWCLYDWANSVHSLVIVSSIFPVYFSATALNEAGGPVIDFLGFSVKNTVLFSYAVSVSFLIVALLSPFSTAIADYSGQKKAFMKFFCYLGSVSCGLLYFFTRETTTFAVFCFVLSLIGWSGSIVFYNSYLPEIATEDRFDRVSARGFSMGYVGSVLLLVFNLTMLLFPQWYGGLSGGQASRISFLTVSLWWIGFAQIPFRLLPDPVRPDRPQGDNRWLFNGFRELKKVFREVQHHKLLKRFLVAFFIYNMGVQTVMYIATIFGSDELKLPSQSLIVTILLIQLVAIAGASFFARLSERVGNIYALMVAVFIWIGICTGAYYLTTEYQFYALATVVGLVMGGVQSLSRSTYSKLIPETTHDTASYFSFYDVTEKMSIVLGTAVYGLIEQVTGSMRNSILALLVLFVAGLLLLWRIPSQKVYGVRLQSS; via the coding sequence ATGAAAAACAATCCCCGCGTTCTGAACGCCTGGTGCCTGTACGACTGGGCCAATTCCGTCCACTCGCTGGTCATCGTTTCCAGCATTTTCCCCGTTTATTTCAGCGCCACGGCCCTCAACGAAGCGGGCGGACCGGTAATCGATTTTCTCGGATTTTCGGTCAAAAACACCGTTCTGTTCTCCTATGCCGTTTCGGTTTCGTTCCTGATCGTGGCCCTGTTGAGTCCGTTCTCCACCGCCATCGCCGATTACAGCGGGCAGAAAAAGGCGTTCATGAAATTTTTCTGCTACCTCGGCTCTGTCAGCTGCGGACTGCTGTATTTCTTCACCCGGGAAACGACCACGTTTGCCGTTTTCTGCTTTGTGCTGAGCCTCATCGGCTGGAGCGGCAGCATCGTGTTTTACAATTCCTACCTGCCCGAAATCGCCACGGAAGACCGCTTCGACCGGGTCAGCGCGCGGGGCTTTTCGATGGGCTACGTCGGCAGCGTGCTGCTGCTGGTCTTCAACCTGACCATGCTGCTGTTTCCGCAATGGTACGGCGGTCTTTCGGGGGGTCAGGCGTCGCGGATTTCGTTTCTGACCGTGAGCCTCTGGTGGATCGGTTTCGCCCAGATTCCCTTCCGCCTCCTGCCCGACCCCGTCCGGCCCGACCGGCCCCAGGGCGACAACCGCTGGCTGTTCAACGGCTTCCGCGAACTGAAAAAGGTGTTTCGGGAAGTGCAGCACCACAAACTGCTCAAGCGCTTTCTGGTGGCGTTTTTTATCTACAACATGGGCGTGCAGACGGTCATGTACATCGCCACCATTTTCGGCAGCGACGAGCTGAAGCTGCCTTCGCAGAGCCTCATTGTGACCATCCTGCTGATTCAGCTGGTAGCCATCGCGGGGGCGAGCTTTTTCGCCCGGCTGTCGGAGCGGGTCGGTAATATTTACGCGCTGATGGTGGCGGTTTTCATCTGGATCGGCATCTGCACCGGCGCGTACTACCTGACGACGGAGTACCAGTTTTACGCCCTGGCGACGGTCGTGGGGCTGGTGATGGGCGGCGTACAGTCCCTTTCCCGCTCGACGTATTCAAAATTAATTCCCGAAACGACGCACGACACGGCTTCTTATTTCAGCTTTTACGACGTGACAGAGAAAATGTCCATCGTGCTCGGCACGGCGGTATATGGTCTGATTGAGCAGGTTACGGGCAGCATGCGCAACAGCATCCTGGCGTTGCTGGTCCTGTTTGTGGCCGGTCTGCTGCTTTTGTGGCGCATTCCTTCTCAAAAAGTTTACGGCGTGCGCTTGCAGTCTTCCTGA